In one window of Candidatus Uhrbacteria bacterium CG10_big_fil_rev_8_21_14_0_10_50_16 DNA:
- a CDS encoding YebC/PmpR family DNA-binding transcriptional regulator, whose protein sequence is MSGHNKWSKIKNKKGAADAKRAGAFTKIAKAIAVAAREGGGDMSMNFKLRIAVDSAKAANMPNDNIDRAIKRGTGEGEGNVMVEGLYEAYGPKGVAFVISTLSDNKNRTVAEVQTALKKSGATPAEQGSVLFNFDRKVVVVVARNAEVVSPEDMEIALIEAGAEDIEESDEGWIVTGAIDTFKALIDALEAMNIKPEEASLQYVSKMPMEVDEEAHEKVEKITDALEDLDDVQEVFTNIK, encoded by the coding sequence ATGTCTGGACATAACAAGTGGTCCAAAATCAAGAATAAAAAGGGGGCAGCCGACGCAAAACGTGCGGGTGCGTTTACAAAAATTGCAAAAGCGATCGCGGTGGCCGCGCGTGAAGGTGGGGGAGACATGAGCATGAATTTTAAGCTGCGCATTGCGGTCGACTCAGCCAAGGCGGCCAACATGCCAAACGACAATATTGATCGCGCGATTAAGCGTGGAACTGGTGAGGGTGAAGGCAACGTGATGGTGGAGGGATTGTATGAAGCGTACGGCCCAAAGGGTGTCGCGTTTGTCATTTCGACGTTATCGGATAATAAGAATCGAACTGTGGCAGAGGTTCAAACGGCGCTTAAGAAGTCGGGAGCTACGCCCGCAGAACAGGGGAGCGTGTTGTTTAATTTTGATCGAAAAGTCGTGGTGGTTGTAGCTCGTAACGCCGAGGTTGTCTCACCCGAGGACATGGAGATTGCGTTGATTGAGGCGGGCGCAGAAGATATTGAAGAAAGTGATGAAGGGTGGATTGTTACGGGTGCGATCGATACGTTTAAAGCGTTGATCGATGCGTTAGAAGCTATGAACATTAAGCCAGAAGAGGCGAGTTTGCAGTACGTGTCCAAAATGCCCATGGAGGTAGATGAGGAAGCACATGAAAAAGTGGAGAAGATCACCGACGCGTTGGAGGATTTGGATGATGTGCAGGAGGTGTTTACGAATATCAAGTAG
- a CDS encoding alpha/beta hydrolase has translation MQIIVNNLDTEYTDNGAGATILLLHGWGTNARSFSSLTNILSSNNRCISLSLPGFGKSENPPKAWAVEDYAAFVRQFLIKLDIDNPDVLIGHSFGGRIAVKAVATLKISPKKLVLIASAGLAEETKHAYLATGIIKIGKIVTSIPPFSIARNTLKRVMRRARASKDYTEAGALKDTFVNVVNEHLGTDAKKVRTPTLLIWGKEDAETPLTEANAFKQSIPNSELCIIPNAGHFVFQEQSRTVARAIKHFL, from the coding sequence ATGCAGATCATTGTAAATAACCTTGATACGGAATATACGGATAACGGAGCAGGCGCAACAATCCTCTTGCTACACGGTTGGGGTACAAATGCGCGTTCGTTCAGCTCACTCACAAATATCCTAAGCTCCAACAATAGGTGCATATCTCTTTCTTTGCCCGGTTTCGGAAAGAGCGAGAACCCTCCTAAGGCATGGGCAGTTGAGGACTACGCTGCGTTTGTTCGTCAGTTTCTAATAAAGCTCGACATAGACAATCCAGATGTCCTTATTGGACATTCATTTGGTGGTAGGATCGCCGTTAAGGCAGTTGCAACGCTCAAAATCTCTCCCAAGAAACTAGTGTTAATTGCTTCTGCTGGATTGGCAGAGGAGACCAAGCACGCATACTTGGCAACGGGAATCATAAAGATCGGAAAGATCGTCACTTCGATCCCGCCTTTTTCGATTGCACGAAATACGTTGAAGCGCGTAATGCGACGCGCACGTGCAAGCAAGGACTATACGGAAGCCGGTGCGCTCAAAGACACGTTCGTTAATGTAGTCAATGAACATCTTGGAACAGATGCAAAGAAAGTACGTACTCCAACGTTGCTTATTTGGGGTAAGGAGGACGCCGAAACACCACTTACAGAGGCAAACGCCTTCAAGCAGAGTATCCCCAACTCTGAGCTTTGCATTATTCCAAACGCCGGTCATTTTGTCTTTCAGGAACAGTCCCGTACCGTCGCAAGAGCCATAAAACATTTCCTATGA
- a CDS encoding endonuclease: MITVYALVSEFDGTLYIGMCKDLDRRLSEHNSGRNRSTKHKRPFRVILTETHPDFIVGRIREKWLKSGEGRRYIKQYAGIV, translated from the coding sequence ATGATAACTGTCTATGCGCTGGTGAGTGAATTTGATGGGACTCTGTACATAGGAATGTGTAAAGATCTTGATCGACGATTAAGTGAGCACAATTCCGGAAGAAATCGATCAACAAAACACAAACGGCCGTTCCGTGTTATTCTAACGGAAACTCATCCTGACTTTATAGTAGGTCGCATTCGAGAAAAGTGGCTGAAGTCGGGAGAGGGAAGAAGGTACATTAAACAATATGCGGGTATAGTATAG
- a CDS encoding crossover junction endodeoxyribonuclease RuvC encodes MRKHMKKWRRSPTRWRIWMMCRRCLRISSRVLANRMNTTPKVTLGIDPGYDRMGYAVIVGDVGQETLLDVGCIQTEKTDTHAKRLSVIAREVRGLFDTHHPTRLAIETLFFSNNQTTALAVAEARGVVLAIAGAFTVEVIELGPGQVKQSVTGNGAADKQQVQEMIKRILHLKEIPKPDDAADAAAIAWAGLVG; translated from the coding sequence ATGAGGAAGCACATGAAAAAGTGGAGAAGATCACCGACGCGTTGGAGGATTTGGATGATGTGCAGGAGGTGTTTACGAATATCAAGTAGGGTGTTGGCCAATAGAATGAACACAACACCTAAAGTTACGCTCGGGATTGATCCAGGATACGACCGCATGGGGTATGCGGTTATTGTTGGTGATGTGGGACAGGAAACGTTGTTGGATGTGGGGTGTATTCAAACGGAGAAGACGGACACGCATGCAAAGCGATTGAGTGTGATTGCAAGGGAGGTTCGCGGGTTGTTTGATACACATCACCCCACGCGCTTGGCGATTGAGACATTGTTTTTTTCTAATAATCAGACCACGGCTCTGGCGGTGGCCGAGGCACGCGGCGTGGTGTTGGCAATCGCCGGTGCGTTTACAGTAGAGGTGATTGAGTTGGGACCTGGGCAAGTTAAACAGTCCGTCACAGGCAATGGAGCAGCAGACAAGCAGCAGGTTCAGGAAATGATAAAGCGAATTTTGCACCTAAAGGAGATTCCAAAACCAGATGACGCTGCCGATGCTGCAGCTATTGCCTGGGCTGGGTTGGTTGGGTAG